From Salvelinus alpinus chromosome 20, SLU_Salpinus.1, whole genome shotgun sequence:
acattaggaagttgttcttaatgtttggaaTACCCAGTGTTTTACAGTTGGCAAATTGTAAGGTTCTGAACTGGGCATGTGAGACTGTATCTCCTCCTATGTTATAGTGATGTTATGATTTAGATTATAATAACTTTAGTTCAAAATATAGTTAAATTGCTGTTATTCTGTATTGTCATCTAAATGGTTTAGCTTTCATTCTCTTTTATTTCAGGAGGAGAAAGAAATGGCTCAGGAAGATGGACCGAGGTGGGACAACATTACTTCAGTTTTCGGTTTTTAAATGATGAACTCCATTTTTCAGTTGTTATTGCACACTCGCAGTACTACTCTGTACTACGCTGTACCACAATACTATAATGCTAATATTCAGACAATAATGGTGATGGTGATTATTTACGCTGTAGTTTTTGTTACACATGGTGCAGTTTATATTTTTGGGGGGCTAATACATTTTCTTGTCCCATGTACGCCAAATTATAGTTAGTTACTAAGTAGAAAAactgtgtaaaataatgaatttagCCATGAATGTCTATCATCAAATGAACCATTCATAATGGCATTGTTTTGTACCCCTCACATACCCCCAGGATGTTCCAAGAGCAGCTAGCGGAGAAGGTCCGACCCTTCATAGACTTAATAGACTACATGAGATCCATAGGGATAGATAAGGAGCTGCCACTGCCAACCATTGCTGTGGTGGGAGACCAGAGTTCAGGAAAGAGCTCTGTGCTTGAGACCCTTTCTGGGGTGGCGCTGCCCAGAGGGACTGGTGAGATTCTGTATTGTTACCTGAACATACAAAAAACAATTAAAATCAATATTAGCATTTTACCCAAATCACCCAAAGTCCATAGACGAGGTCAGGAAACAGACAGTACAATAGGACCACAGAGACAATGTTTAGAACCGTTCTAGATTACCACAGCAAACCTTTATAAAAAATGTTAACTGTACATGAGTTCTCTAACCATTTATTCAGACACTGTAAATGTCTGACATGCTTTCTGAACATTAGAGCAACCTCAGTGTGTCTGTAGCCTACAGAAGTTATATATTTTCCATGAAATTCATGTCCCGGTCCGTTGTTGACTGTACTGTCATATTGTGTTGTATTGATTGTTCAGTATTACAGTATAACGATCTGTCATTGGTACTTCCTTGTTTCCAGGTATTGTCACCAGGTGCCCACTGCTACTTAAACTCTGTAACGACAGGACAGTGAAATGGGAGGCTGTCATCTCATACGGAGGGAAATTCAGATATGAATTTGACGAACCTTCAGAAGTCGTGAGACAAGTTGAACAAGGTGAGATGGGAACAAACACACGGACATATtattctatacagtacattaacctgtggaggctcctcagatgaggaaggtgaggaccatcctcctctgtGAATTTCAGTAAGATTTAAatagcaaaacatttaaaaagttatattttttaattaaaacaatactaaatatattcacatgaccaaataattgaataaaacacaatgttttacaatgaaggtctacagtagcctcaacagcactctgtagggtagcaccatggtgtagccggaggacagctggTTTCCGTCCTCCTTTGGGtatattgacttcaatacaaaatctaAGAGGCTCGTGGTTCCCTGCCTTCCATAGTCTTACACAGCAATTATGACTACttctggaggatgtcctccaacctatcagagctctttcaacatgaactgacatgttgtccacccaatcaaaggatcagagaattaatctagtacagaaagcataagctacagctagctagccctGCAAGACATAACATGTGGTGGGTAGGTTACtcaaatagagagaaagacaataggaACAATTTTGAaaagagagctagctatatttcatattattttcACTTTCACTTGCTTAGCTTGcgaagttagctggctagtttaGCCCACTCAGACaccagctcaaacagagagggatggctatggctatccaacgaAGGAacacttccaagtcaaggtaagtttTTAGGTTTTATAAATTGTTAGCCactggggcccgccggtgtaactgctaaactgcttgctgctgactgaacactgtactgcatgattgtagcaggtttagtAAAGTGTTagctctattagctatgttgactatgatgatATAATATGGTGACAGCGATGTCGGCTGTGTGTAGAgctgatatgaaggtttggcttggaaaggttttttcgtcTGGTAACAGACAGCTGATGGGTTGTGCACTGATCAAAGAGATCatactgtttgtatgtggctgctatgaaagtgagctTTGATTgcttgtgatcaggggtgtattcattccaccaattctgtagaaaaatgtttcttaaacggaagcaagcggaacaaaacagggataaacatacctgaatttgtccaatagaaactctcgtttgcaaatTTTGGActaaatgattacaccctagatcaacaTGATGCAGCCAGAGTGTgtaaggtggtattgaatgtgtcggTGTCTGTCTACTTGATTACCCTTAAATTCTCTAAACTTTTGCACCtgtgttgtaaactttcattcgtgGTTAGGTTGTAGTATGATGAGTATGATGTACTAGTATCATGTAgcagcctaaacctattgatgttacactGAGCtgtgtgaatggaatatgaatgacagtcatccaatatgctgtaatggaaataaggccatgctcataaaaatatATTGTTCTTCCTTATCTTAAACGGAACATACTGCCACTGACATTGACATATCTATTATAATTTATTGTGGAAAAGTTTGTATGGTATTTACCATAGACAACTACAGAATGTATATTATAATAGGAAGAGTTCTGTCAGGGTAtaagacagacaaacaaacaaataataaACACATCAATATTTTCCCATTGATTTAACAGCTCAGAACGTGTTAGCTGGAAAGGGAGTGGGGATATGTGAAGACCTGATCACTCTAAAGATCACATCCTCCACGGTGTGTGACCTCAGTCTGATTGACTTACCAGGGATCACCAGGGTGGCTGTGAAAGGACAACCAGAAGACATTGGAGTCCAAGTAGGTCTGTCGTTAGTGTATAGCTTTTGGACTTTGTCCAGTACATTATTTGGTTCTCTCATGACTCTTGGTTCTCCTCTCATGATTCACTAATGATGAATTGTTTTAGCCAGGTGTACAGACAAGTTCCCATAATTTCTAGCAAGGTGCATGTAGCTATAATGGTTGATTCTGGTGAAAGGTACTTTGAATGTGTTGACTTTGAGGAAGATTGAGCTTCAGAACCATGAAGAACAGAGTGCCCCACACAGGGCGATATCACAGTAACAAGCGGTTTGATACCCTCTCGTAGATTAATCAAATAACTCGATCAAAGGCTTACATCCTGACTGCTTTGTCACATTCTTCTTGCTTTTTTACTAGATCAAGAATCTCATTTCGAAATTCATAAAGGAGAAAAGAACCATTATTTTGGTGGTTGTACCATGTAATGTTGACATAGCAACAACAGAGGCCCTGAAAATGGCACAACAAGTGGATCCTGACGGCACAAGAACTCTGGGTAAAGAAATTATATagatacatttatttttaaatgttttttttttgtattagTAAAGTTATCATTATGCTTTTCATTTGTCTTCAAGCCATTCTGACAAAGCCAGACCTGATAGACCCGGGAGCAGAGAAGAATGTGTTGGAAATTGTCCACAATAGAGTCATCTTTCTCAATATGGGTTATGTCATTGTGAAATGTCGTGGACAGAAGCaaattgatgaaaacctgtcaaTAACTCGTGCGATTGAGGAGGAGTTGGAATTCTTCCGAAATCACGAGCACTTCAGGTAAAATGTGTTCTTGCCATGTGCTAAGTAACTTGCATCTTTGTTTTTGATGGCTTCACATCTGAAAATGTTCAGGGCCCCAAACTGTTGGTTTCAGGATTTTATGAAAAAAGTATATTTTACCAGATATCCTTTGAGAGTAGTTCCATATAGTGTTGATGAATtagtgtccctctcctcccttctcttacATTTCTGCAAATTGTACTTTTTaacattcaaaatcaaatagctaaatgatccttggtatgatcaTAAAACAATTCCATACGTTAGCTTAGCACATATCTCTAACTTAAACAGattgattttatttttattttatattatgtTAATTAGATATATGTGGGGGCGTGACCATTGTAGGCCTATGATTATACCATGTTTAGGTGTAAAATGTGTTCGCCAATTTTTGGGATGAAATACTGTGTTTGTTATACTTCTCTACTTTTCAATGTATAGATCCCTCCTGCGTGAGGAGAAGGCAACCACCAAGTGCCTTGCCACCAAGCTCAGCAATGCCCTGGTCAAACAGATCAAAGTTAGTTCAACCACATACCCTATGgttatctgtctgttcctcctaCACCCAATGCACACTGGAAAACATGTGGTCTGGTACctgattaacttctctaggatagggggcagcattgggacaTTTGGATGAAAGGCgtccccaaagtaaactgcctgttactcaggcccagaagataggatatgaATATAAcgtgtagatttggatagaaaacattctaaagtttccaaaactgttaaaataatgtctgtgaatataacagaactcatatggcaggcaaaaacctgaggaaaatccaatcaggaagtgggaGATTTTGAgggttgtagtttttcaagtgaatGCCTTACTAATATGTTGTCTCTATGGGGTCAAATTGCActtgtcaacagtctttagaacgttgtttgaggcttctattgGGAAAAATGAGataataagagctgtttgaagagGGGGCTGCCTGAAGAACCTTAGTGCACTCTCGCGCACTCCCGTGAAGCTCGCCTTACTTTCTTTTTGTTCTGTAATCAATACGCAATTGTCCGGTTTGATTGTTATTGAAGAATTtagataaaaacatcctaaagattgattgtgaacaacgtttgacatgtttctacgaactttgatggtacttttttgacttttcgtcttcATGAGCGTGTCTGGTGCATTTGGAATACTGAAGGAAACACccgaacaaaacggaggtattTTGACATAAATATGGACTTTATCaaagaaaacaaacatttcttgtggaactgGTAGTTTTTCTAGTGCATTCTgccgaagatcagcaaaggtaagtgaagatttataatgttgtttctgacttttgttgactccacaacatggctggtaactgtatggcttgcttttgattgttgagcgctgtactcagaatATTGAACAATGTGCTTTCGCatcaaagcttttttgaaatctgacacagcggatgCATTaccctctcttgggtacgtgagacgttagtgtcccacctcttcaacagccagtgaaactgctgggcgccaaattcaaataaagaaatactcattataaaaactCAGAAAACAAAGCATATTATACATATGTTTAAAGACTAACTTCCTGTGAATCCaggattttaaaaatgctttacggcgaaagcataccttacgattatttgagaacatagcccactagacaaatcattacaaacagtaaccggccaagtagaacagttacaaaagtcagaaatagagataaaatgaatcccttacctttgatgatcttcatatggttgcactcagcagacattcatttactcaataaatgttccttttgttcgataaagtctctttatatccaaaaacctccgttttgttcgcacgttttcttcagtaatccacaggctcaaacgcagtcaaaacaggaagacaaaaaaatctaaattgtatccgttaagttcatagaaacatgtcaaacgatgtttatattcaatcctcaggttgttttgagcctaaataatcaatcatatttcaaccggacaataacgttgtcaatttaaaaggtaaacaagaaacgcactctctccgtctcgcgcatgaaacagctctgtgacactttagggtccactcattcagactgctcttacctcctcatttttcaggatacaagcctgaaacaatttctaaatacTGTTACCATccagtggaaggcatagaaactgcaatttgagtcctaagtcaatggatactgtaatggcattgaatagaaaactacaaaaccccaaAAAAGACCTACTTCCTGAAtgtatttttctcaggttttcgcctgctaaatcagttctgttatactcacagacaccattttaacagttttggaaactttagagtgttttctatccaaatctaccagctttatgcatatcctatcttctgggcccgagaagcaggcagtttaatttgggcatgcatttcatccaaaattccgaatgctgccccctacctgagagaagttaagaacaagtttatctttaattccatgtaaaacacttaaaacttttatcaacgtttatgatgagtatttctgtcatttgatgtggctctctggaGTTTCACCGGAGAATTTTGGAGGCAAAGAATTTCTGAACATAATACgtaaatgtaaactgaggtttttggatataaatttgaactttatcgaacacaacatacatgtattgtgtaacattgagtcctgggagtgtcatctgaaggaGATTGTCAAATGTTGGTGTTTCATTTTAGctgtatttctggtttttgtgacgTCTCTCCTTgcttggaaaatggctgtgtggttTTTCTTGTACTGGCGCTGTCCTAATATAATCtaatggtatgctttcgccgaaaagcctttttgaaatcggacactgtggttggattaacgagaagtttatctttaaaatggtgtataatatttgtatgtttgagaaatttgaattctgagttttctgttttgaatttggcgccctgctatTTCAATGGCTGTGGTCgagttgggacgctagcgtcccacatacacGAGAGAAGTTAACTTGTTGTATGTTTGCTCCTGATCAGAAATATCTGCCCCAGATGTCAGAGAAGATAAAGGAGCAGCTGGGGCAGGTAAAGCATTTATTGAGTCAAATAGAGGGCGGGCCTCCAATGGAACCTGAAGAGAAGAGGAAGTACCTCATTCAGGTGAGTACATCTTTCACCTTTCCATCTTTCAGCTTCGTAAACTTATTCTTTTGTACAAAATGTCTATAAAAATGAATGATGTAGGGTTGGAAGCCATACTGTTGCACAGTAGTTCAGGTGTGTTATTGTCATGGTTTGGTCTATTGTCAGGAGAATGTCCTATAGAGAATTTGGGCAATGGTACCTGGTGTAAAGGCATCAGCTCTGTTGCACATCCTCTGCCATTTGGATTGGTCAGATTTGCAACACAGGTGTAAGAGTAGACGCACTGTCCAGAAAGATACATAAAACAGCATTATAATGTTCTCCACTCCCACGTCCTCCACTCTCCTTTCTTAATTTCCCCTGATTATGTTTGTCACCAGGTTAAACTGTTATGCTGATTAATgcggacccaaaagcgacttaaagaaacagagtctttattccaggcaaaaacacgacagggcggaacaaggacacaggacagcaaacatcaaacaagaatccgacaaggacagaagcggaaaacagagggagaaatagggactctaatcagagagcaaaataggggacaggtgtgaaagagtaaatgaggtcgttaggagaatgagaaacagctgggagcaggaacggaacgatagagagagagagcgggagagggagagagggaggaggagagagagagagagaaagagggaaagaacctaataagaccagcagagggaagcacagggacaagacatgaaaataaatgacaaaacatgacagtacccccccactcaccgagcgcctcctggcgcactcgaggaggaaccctggcggcaacggaggaaatcatcaatcaacgaacggtccagcacgtcccgagatggaacccaactcctctcctcaggaccgtaaccctcccaatccactaagtactggtgaccacgtccccgagaacgcatatccatgatcttccgtaccttgtaaataggtgcgccctcgacaaggacggggggggggagggaagacgaacgggggcgcgaagaaaaggcttgacacaggagacatggaagacagggtggacgcgacgaagatgtcgcggaagaagcagtcgcacagcgacaggattgacgacctgagagacacggaacggaccaatgaaccgcggagtcaacttgcgagaagctgtcgtaagggggaGGTtgcgagtggaaagccacactctctgaccgcgacaatacctaggactccttatcctacgtttattggcggctctcacagtctgcgccctgtaacggcaaagtgcagacctgaccctcctccaggtgcgctcacaacgttggacaaaagcctgagcggagggaacgctggactcggcgagctgggacgagaacagaggaggctggtacccaagactactctgaaacggagatagcccggtagcagacgaaggaagcgagttatgagcgtactcagcccaggggagctgttctgcccaagacgcagggtttcgaaacgaaaggctgcgtaatatgcgaccaatcgactgattggccctttctgcttgaccgttagattggggatgaaacccggaagagagactgacggaagcaccgatcaaacgacagaactccctccaaaactgtgacgtgaattgcggacctctgtctgaaacggcgtctaacgggaggccatgaattctgaacacattctcaatgatgatctgtgccgtctccttagcggaaggaagcttagcgaggggaatgaaatgtgccgccttagagaacctatcgataaccgtaagaatcacagtcttccccgcagacgaaggcagaccggtaataaagtctaaggcgatgtgagaccatggtcgagaaggaatgggaagcggtctgagacgaccggcaggaggagagttacctgacttagtctgcgcgcagtccgaacaagcagccacgaaacggcgcgtgtcacgctcctgagtaggccaccaaaaccgctggcgaatagaagcaagcgtaccccgaacgccggggtggccagctaacttggcagagtgagcccactgaagaacagccagacgagtagagacaggaacgaacagaaggttactaggacaagcgcgcggcgacgcagtgtgggtgagtgcttgctttacctgtctctcaattccccagacagtcaacccgacaacacgcccttcagggagaatcccctcggggtcggtagaagccacagaagaactaaagagacgagataaggcatcaggcttggtgttcttatttcccgggcgataggaaatcacgaactcgaaacgagcgaaaaacaacgcccaacgagcttgacgtgcattaagtcgtttggccgaacggatgtactcaaggttcttatggtcagtccaaacgacaaaagggacggtcgccccctccaaccactgtcgccattcgcctatggctaagcggatggcgagcagttcgcggttacccacatcatagttgcgttccgatggcgacaggcgatgagaaaagtaagcgcaaggatggaccttatcgtcagaatggaagcgctgggacagaatggctcccacgcccacctctgaagcgtcaacctcgacaatgaattgtttagtgacgtcaggagtaacaaggataggggcggatgtaaaacgcttcttgaggagatcaaaagctccctgggcggaaccggaccacttaaagcaagacttgacagaagtcagagctgtgagaggggcagccacttgaccgaaattacgaatgaaacgccgatagaaattagcgaaaccgagaaagcgctgcaactcgacacgtgacttaggaacgggccaatcgctgacagcctggaccttagcgggatccatctgaatgccttcagcggaaataacagaaccgagaaatgtgacagaggagacatgaaaggcgcacttctcagccttcacgtagagacaattctctaaaaggcgctggagtacacgtcgaacgtgctgaacatgaatctcgagagacggtgaaaaaatcaggatatcgtcaaggtaaacgaaaacaaagatgttcagcatgtctctcagtacatcattaactaatgcctgaaagacagctggagcatttgcgagaccgaacggcaaaacccggtattcaaaatgccctaacggagtgttaaacgctgtcttccactcgtccccccctctgatgcgtacgagatggtaagcgttacgaaggtccaacttagtaaagaacctggctccctgcaaaatctcgaaggctgacgacataaggggaagcggataacgattcttaaccgttatgtcattcagccctcgataatccacgcaggggcgcagagtaccgtccttcttcttaacaaagaaaaaccccgctccggcgggagaggaagaaggcaccacggtaccggcgtcgagagaaacagacagataatcctcgagagccttacgttcgggagccgacagagagtatagtctaccccgagggggagtggtccccggaaggagatcaatacaacaatcatacgaccggtgaggaggaagggagttggctctggaccgactgaagaccgtgcgcagatcatgatattcctccggcactcctgtcaaatcaccaggttcctcctgagtagaggggacagaagaaacaggagggatagcagacattaaacacttcacatgacaagaaacgttccaggataggatagaattactagtccaattaatagaaggattatgacatactagccagggatgacccaaaacaacaggtgtaaaaggtgaacgaaaaatcaaaaatgAAATAGTCTCACTGTgattaccagatactgtgagggttaaaggtagtgtctcacatctgatactgggaagaggactaccatctaaggcgaacatgggcgtggatttccctaactgtctgagaggaatgtcatgtttccgagcccatgcttcgtccataaaacaaccctcagccccagagtctatcaaggcactgcaggaagcagccgaaccagtccagcgtagatggaccgacaaggtagtacaggatcttgatggagagacttgagtagtagcgctcaccagtagccctccgcttactgatgagctctggcctcttactggacatgacatgacaaaatgtccagcagaaccgcaatagaggcaaaggcggttggtgattctccgttccctctccttagtcgagatgcgaatacctcccagctgcatgggctcagtctctgagccggggggaggagatggttgagatgcggagaggggaaacaccgttaacgcgagctctcttccacgagctcggtgacgaagatctacccgtcgttctatacggatggcgagtgcaatcaaagagtccacgctggaaggaacctcccgggagagaatctcatccttaacctcagcgtggagtccctccagaaaacaagcgagcaacgccggctcgttccagtcactggaggcagcaagagtgcgaaactctatagagtaatctgttatggatcgatcaccttgacatagggaagccaggaccctggaagcctccttcccaaaaactgaacgatcaaaaacccgtatcatctcctctttaaagctcAGATAATCgatagaacactcagcccttgcctcccagatggctgtgccccactcccgagcccgaccagtaaggagtgatatgacgtaagcgatccgagctctctctcttgagtacgtgttgggctggagagagaacacaatatcacactgggtgagaaaggagcgacactcagtgggctgcccagagtaacaaggtgggttattaaccctaggttccggagacttggaagaccaggaagtatctggtggcacgagacgaagactctgaaactgtccagagagatcggagacctgagcggccagggtttcaacggcatgacgagcagcaaacaattcctgctcgtgtctgccgagcattgctccctggaactcgacggcagtgttgcgagaatccgtagtcgctgggtccattcttggtcggattcttctgttatgctgattaatgcggacccaaaagcgacttaaagaaacagagtctttattccaggcaaaaacacgacagggcggaacaaggacacaggacagcaaacatcaaacaagaatccgacaaggacagaagcggaaaacagagggagaaataggtactctaatcagagggcaaaataggggacaggtgtgaaagagtaaatgaggtcgttaggagaatgagaaacagctgggagcaggaacggaacgatagagagagagagcgggagagggagagagggaggaggagagagagagagagaaagagggaaagaacctaataagaccagcagagggaagcacagggacaagacatgaaaataaatgacaaaacatgacataaacaATACTTTACCTTGACAGCTGATTTTACAAAAACACTTGGACAAGCCACTGTAAGATAGTTCTTGTTTAATATCTGTAGAAGACGTAAGGATGGATGGGTCTTGTGGAGCCATTTCATTTAACATTAATCTAAAAGGACTaaatattaaacatttaaacaggtaTGTTTTATTGTGATATGTTTCCATCTTCAGGTAATAACAGATTTCAATGAGCAGATTACCCAACTGTCCCAAGGGGATATTATCGTTGAGGAGAATCTATTTGTGCTCATGCGAAAGGAATTTACAGAGTGGATGGAATGTCTGAAAAATGCCAAATCACATTGTAGGTACAATTTTGAATACCCCGGGTATTGCTCATCATACTACCATGTCTAACCAATAAATATTTCTGTTTCTAAATATCCCTAATATTTACtgatatagttaatatactaccAATAGTTATGTCATACAACAGTGATTATACTCTCCAATACATTATTAACATTGTTTTCCTGAATTTAGACCACGAAGTAGTGCAACAAGTGGTGGATGAATATGATGAGAAGCACAGGGGAAGTGAGCTGCCAGGATTCAGTAACTACAG
This genomic window contains:
- the LOC139546248 gene encoding interferon-induced GTP-binding protein Mx-like; the encoded protein is MAQEDGPRMFQEQLAEKVRPFIDLIDYMRSIGIDKELPLPTIAVVGDQSSGKSSVLETLSGVALPRGTGIVTRCPLLLKLCNDRTVKWEAVISYGGKFRYEFDEPSEVVRQVEQAQNVLAGKGVGICEDLITLKITSSTVCDLSLIDLPGITRVAVKGQPEDIGVQIKNLISKFIKEKRTIILVVVPCNVDIATTEALKMAQQVDPDGTRTLAILTKPDLIDPGAEKNVLEIVHNRVIFLNMGYVIVKCRGQKQIDENLSITRAIEEELEFFRNHEHFRSLLREEKATTKCLATKLSNALVKQIKKYLPQMSEKIKEQLGQVKHLLSQIEGGPPMEPEEKRKYLIQVITDFNEQITQLSQGDIIVEENLFVLMRKEFTEWMECLKNAKSHYHEVVQQVVDEYDEKHRGSELPGFSNYRVFQHVVQKLVSKLKKPAMMTLKTIRDMVQKQFDHLSKESFKNFPYLHLVSKKNIQTIQEQQSNIVKERIVEQFEMEMQVYTQDEIFNKVMLEEGEIAEDKEQDTRSKYPGLLKAYYEIVVQRLADQVPMLIRYFILKQSAKIVCSEMLDLLHRDDTDNILQEDSEIGQYRAKLQAQADRLILANDKISSL